In the genome of Cryptomeria japonica unplaced genomic scaffold, Sugi_1.0 HiC_scaffold_469, whole genome shotgun sequence, one region contains:
- the LOC131053189 gene encoding G-type lectin S-receptor-like serine/threonine-protein kinase At2g19130 yields the protein MALTLQKFLIIILSEILVAVLVALIFAFLFWQRRRLRPTQRCAASLDALRPQRWAQRFTHNQVKTATSNFRHKLGSGGFGTVFKGTLPDGTLVAVKKLESSKQCEKQFRAEINSVGIINHPNLVRLRGFCAQGSRRLLVYDYMPNGSLNSFLFTNNSKHQSKILDWRTRFEIALGTARGLLYLHEQCSDRIIHGDIKPENILLDKDFTPKLGDFGLAKLVGRDFSKVVTATRGTRGYLAPEWLSGLPITPKVDVYSFGMTLLEIISGRRNLDLNVQESSRYYFPAWVKEQICERNMINIVDKRIASDADVEEVRRSALVSLLCIQNDEKARPNMAQVVLMLQGKTEPHASQIPSVTNQRVEDRRNTDGDGDYSDTDCIV from the coding sequence ATGGCACTAACACTTCAGAAATTTCTGATTATAATTCTCTCGGAGATTCTTGTTGCTGTCCTTGTTGCTTTGATTTTTGCATTTCTATTCTGGCAGAGGCGTCGGCTAAGACCGACCCAGAGGTGTGCAGCTTCGTTGGATGCACTGCGTCCGCAAAGGTGGGCCCAAAGGTTCACTCACAACCAGGTGAAGACCGCAACCAGCAATTTCAGACATAAGTTGGGGAGCGGCGGATTCGGCACAGTGTTCAAAGGAACTCTACCAGACGGTACGCTTGTAGCCGTAAAGAAACTGGAGAGTTCAAAGCAATGTGAAAAGCAATTCCGAGCGGAAATCAACTCTGTGGGAATCATAAATCATCCGAATTTGGTGAGGCTTAGAGGATTTTGTGCACAAGGATCGCGAAGGTTACTGGTTTATGATTACATGCCCAACGgctctctaaattcttttcttttcacCAATAATTCGAAACACCAATCGAAGATACTGGATTGGAGAACCCGATTTGAGATTGCATTGGGTACTGCAAGAGGATTACTTTATCTCCATGAGCAATGCAGCGATCGCATCATTCACGGCGACATAAAGCCCGAAAACATTCTGCTAGATAAGGATTTTACTCCCAAGTTGGGGGATTTTGGCTTAGCAAAGCTTGTGGGTAGAGATTTCAGCAAGGTGGTAACTGCTACGAGAGGAACGAGAGGATACTTGGCTCCTGAATGGCTCTCTGGCCTTCCCATCACTCCCAAGGTTGATGTCTACAGTTTCGGCATGACTCTCTTGGAAATTATATCTGGCCGGAGAAATCTGGACCTAAATGTGCAAGAATCAAGTAGGTACTACTTTCCAGCCTGGGTTAAAGAGCAAATTTGTGAGAGAAACATGATAAATATTGTGGATAAAAGGATTGCAAGTGATGCAGATGTGGAAGAGGTGAGAAGATCTGCCCTGGTAAGTTTGTTATGCATTCAAAATGATGAGAAGGCCAGACCGAACATGGCACAAGTGGTGCTGATGCTTCAAGGTAAGACAGAGCCTCACGCCTCACAGATTCCAAGCGTGACCAACCAGCGAGTAGAAGACCGACGGAACACTGATGGCGATGGCGATTATAGCGATACCGATTGCATTGTTTGA